ggaacgcgtttttgttgaagttgcgtcatcccgccgataggtatccgctgccgtcagcggacagacgggtgctcagcgttgtcactttatctggtcgatggcgtctcgcgagtgtcctcacctaaagaatATATATCTTGCACCGTGCCCACGGTTTAAGGAGCTTCACCCTTAAATATTTTGTAAGGTGCAGTGTATGGGCTTCtcttttttgcgtgtgtgtgtgtatattgaGTATTTCATTTTTGTTGCAACTTCCatagttgtagttttttttaagTATAATCTTGTACATGTAGGTATGTATCATGTAATCAATTTTTATTGTTGACtgcatttttctgtttctctGCCACACATGTAGCATGTATGTATAAACATAATATATTATGTTGGGCCTCAGGCGCACTCAAGCTAGTTTTGTAGCTTTTGGCCCGTCGTCCTTTCCCCTTTGTTATTGTATGGGAAAAATAAGGACaactttatttattaatttattagaGCAGCAGTGAATGAACCAGTGCGGGTAATGTACGGGTTTGCACATACCTTCTGCTGACATGCTTCGATCGTGTTGCAAATAGTCCAGTTGATGCCATCTGTGTTGCCAACCTGATCAAATGGGCTCACAGACCGCAGCGCCACTTGATTTGCCTGCAGATCGGCCTGCACCACTCTGAGCCAGTTCACAGCAGGGAATGAGAAGTCTAGAAATTGTGCAGCTCTAGTTTCATGGAGTAAGCACAACACGACACCAGCAAGTTCGCGAGAAGGTGCCAACACGGTGAAGACAGGCACACTAAAGTGCAAGAGCGAATCAGTTTTGACTGATAAATTATTCTCTGAAAACCTTATAGTAATTAATTTCACTGTCATAGGTCTATTTATACAAAAGGAAAAGTCGGTTTGACTTTCAACTTTAgagctgaaatctccgcacgcaACATCACACATTTCAAAGTGTGTTTTTCTTTCTCCGTATTTTGGCAACATTAATGGCTCAATGAAATTCCCTGAAAAATTGTACGTTacgtctctggccccctcagacgacaatgtacttcatatttaaCGATTAGCAGCTGCATAGGCCCTAggagatgccgtcaaaatctgtaGCATCATGGAAACTcttgcgggaacttcaaggtggcgtcacccccattttctttttgcgtgttttctcgcttgccaagcatgctcttctcgcagcaagcatagCGATTGTTCAATAGTAATActagaaaaattatttttctctttaGAGTCGCTTTAATGTTCTCTGTCCACAGAAGTTCGAGAAGTTGTCAACCGAATGTTGGACGTTTTGTGGTGTAAACGCACACCATGTTGTGTAGACACAGCAGATGTGTGTGGAGGGAGTTCCAATGGCATATGCACCCCTGTGctgtgtcgtctgctacgcagTTTCTCTGCACCTACGCGTTTGCACCAAGTCGGCAGGGAGGGTGCAGAAAATTTTCAGCAGATTTCATGCACcgcgggaatcgatgtcatgcgaagcagatAGCGAAGGTCTGCCCAAGAATAAATACAAGGTCCGCCCCCAGAACTGCAGCACGCCTACCAGTCATGTGAGCAAGAGGGTCGTGATAGGCGGTTTCCGTTCTAACAATGAGTACTTCGCTGCTAATGTAAAACTGTGCACATTAACAATTAAAAGTTCGTCTTTTAAAATATtacatttggctgagcagtgacgACGTACATggcaggcatgtcatgttattcatgtcgtgacctgttattgatgttcttcatacactcgcGTCATCCTacgccaattttagtatataccaAGGACAACGATCATGCGAACACCCAAGTGTGGGCAGCTAGATACTACATATGGTCACATCACTCACCGATTTAAACGCAAAATATTAAGGTTAAGTAATGCCCATATTTTCGTTTCCAGCATCTATAGTTTGTGTGGTATCGGCATAATTTTGACTTGCACACTTGCATCAGAGCCACAATTACCTTTAGAGGACAGATTTGCAGTGACGTGATGCAGTTATTGcaagcaattgctcatagcagcgGTTATGCTAAGAATTAATCTCGCGTTTCATTCAGAGAGTACTGTACACCTCGGTCACCAACACATGCTTTGCATTTTTAATCGTAAACAAGCCCAGCACATCACAACAAACCACTCGTGAACTCGTTCAGGTGGTGCACGCAAATTGAACAGACCTCAACTTTCTGCTCTTTTATTACAGAGGCCCACTGGAACAGAATTTTCATTTGAGTAAATGGCCTTGTCCCAGACAGTAGATTCAGAAGACCCTTGAAAATTTGGCGTTTGATATAATACAGGAAGCACCACATAAAGCTTGCAAAAATGGCagtcttttataaaaaaaaaaaaattggggaacgcttaagctttgcctttaataGTTGAATGCGATGgtgatatcctgcccctagtgcgtactttgaCCACTACTTGTATGTAacggaatgcgcgcactaaggtgtgtgccttatgtatgTAATGGgtaggagcaattatgcgcgagaaactttttagaagttgcgatgcacccactacgtcgTCTTAAGGGAATACATGCAGCAATGTGTGcgcattttgtaatgggtggctgccttaaaccacaaagtcgttatgatattcacatggtgtgacacccgatggcaatttatgcttgtaccacgcaatattactgcaatattacatctcgtactgtgacacctgtatacaggacgcgtatgtctgtgaagcatcaaagttactttcagtgcagttccaagcagaggcgtggctgtgtggtacatctgcttgccacgtagacagcctgggttcgattctcattcgggcccaacatttttattacttattttatttacagctttcttgatttttccgtcacaaacaagatgatgattttttgctcacaaccaatgacgctgacaccggaatttctgtgaaacgagctcttcaacgctatcgcgttaaaacgccaggcctgcgcaaaacacgcagcacagtcacagtgaaagctggaagagtggcttTCCTAGAGCCCAttgcaaactctcttggggcaactactacaagtaTGCTTGCAAGGTACGTGCTGCGCGTGCAGAAGGGGcacacccactatgccattattcatcattctgcggagaaacgtggtacccgctgcacattgatgctgtggctgatgacgaagaattatggctgagccctttgtaatgggttgtaagctttAAATGATCCACTAGTTacacaattcacattgtgtgatgcctggttcttactttactcttctaccacgctctattacatatgttaacgtgattccttgcttgacatgacacctgtatagggtctttttttgcgaagaagtttcaagcaccggcatggctctgtggtaaaatattcgactgccacgcagagggcctgagTTCAAATCCCATcaaatcctggatattttttttctcctttcgcgtgatagtggttacggacaccggtgacGGACAACTACATCACTAAAattggctgttgttgtgatcttataacagcttttgctgtaaaaaacaaaaacagaaaactaCCACTACAGCTCGCCAGAAGTAAGAAACAAGGGGGATGACCTAGAAGGTGCAGCTTTTCGGCATGACCTCAGAGACGAGGGGGTGTTGACAGATCTCGGAGGCAATGTGCATGGACCTACATCACGGTGACAACCACCAGGTGAATCCGTCACCAGCTTACGAGCTGCCTGAAGGCTGCCAACACGAAAGCTAGGCTATCAGCCTTGTGGTCTTCTCAAGATTGCTTCAGCGACATGTACAACTCGATCACGATGAATTTAATGGAAACAAAATTTCGCAGCTGGCCTTAAGACCTGCTGCCAGAGATGGAACTTCACAATCACATGCAAACACACATCAAACATCCTCCACTTGCAGCTGCTGGCTACAACTTAGTCCTGTTTCTGGCATTGGCGGACTCTCGTCTTTGTGATGGAGCACGTGTTCTTGGAGGGACGACTCGTCGGCAAGTGCAGCGCAGCACATGTCGCACTTGAACGGCTGCTCGATGGCGGACTCACTCTGCTGAGCCTGTGGCATTTTCGGCAGGAGCCACACTTTGCCCTCTTGCCGCCTTCGGCGACGCCACTGCGTACACGAAATTCCCCCCACGAAAGACCGTCTGACATGATCCGCAAGCAAGTATTTCGCCTTGAACGCCACCAGGCACATGTTGCACATGAACTGTTGGACGCGCACGTGCTGCATCACGTGCAGCATCGCATTCCCGCGCCTGCGATGTCGGCACAGGCAGAACTCGCACGTGTTGTCCTCACGTACGTGGGCTGTCCTATTGTGGTCCCTCAATGCCTCCCAGTCGGGGCACGGGTGAGAGCACATGCTGCACAGGTACGGCTCCGGCCACGGACATGACTCCACGTGGGAGGCAAGCTTATCCACTCCCCCGAATGACGTCAAACAATTGGTGCAAGCGAAGGGGACCCGCCTTGCCTCTTCAAGCCTGGACTCGCTTTTCCAATACTTTGCCCACTCAACAGCAGTCCGAAGTGTTCCGAGATGTCTGGCTTGTCCAGACAAAGCTGCAGAGTCCGGCGACCCGCCGCCACTGCTCGATGCAGGCTGTCGAATCTAGAAAGAATAAGAACAAGCATTTTGGCagtaagcttaaagggacacttaaagCAAAACTCTAAATCTGTTTACACTGATAAATTATTTTGTGAGAAATGTATTATCATTCATCTACCGCAGTGGTACAGTGCTCGGATGCTGACTCGAAAGTCATGGGTTTGATCTTGGCTGCAgcggttgcattttgatggaggcgaaatgccagaggcccgtgcactgtgcaacGTCTATGCATGTtgaagaacatcagatggtcgaaacttccggagccgtccactacgacatgcctcataatcatatcgtggtattcgCACaataaactccagatattattattagcactgTATTATCATTAACTCTGCTATAATAGGTTATTCGAAGAGAAAAATAAGGTAAAGTTTCATTTCTGAGAGCTGAAACTCCAGCCTGATGTTATGACACCAGTGTGACGTGGATTTCCGACTCTTTCTTGCCCATATTTTGCCCATAATCGCATCGGCCAAATTTCCATACACTTGCTTACCAAGCAcctaataaaaaattacaccatctcccactcaagggaaccatgagaggatgcgaagcagcattgggggcacacaccaagtttccgttacatTCACTTggtgtttccgttagtgtgtaAGGTTtgcatttagtgtttgtgttatcattacatTGTGTTTGTGCGGTGCTTTCCGTTAGCACCGAGTGACACCAACGTAACGCCAACGGCGGCGTTACAGTGTTGTTCGTTCTGGATGCTACCGACCTTGCTCAGGTTGCTGTTGagccaaagtcggtcgcacacatTGAAGCTGGGCTTGAAGCTCCGGTcaaggaagtctcgcttgaatcGTGCGGTTGCTCCGTCGGTTCCCGGTCGTTGCAGTTGCCTAGAACGCCTCGCTGCCCTCGCCGCGGACTCGCGTTGTCTCTCTGTAGTGGAAGCGGTAGCTCGACGCTGACGTTTGGCTTCGATGTCGGTGTTCCGGACCTCGGGGTTTGcagctcgacgctgacgcttggcttcaaTGTCGGCGTTCCGGACCTCGGGGTTTGCAGCTCGAcgttgccgtttcgcttgcgcttCCCTGGCCCGGAGCTCGGGATCACCTTGCCTGCGCAGCCGTTTgcgttcggcatcgcgagccctgtGCTGCTGCTCCGTGATGATCTCAGCATAGGTTGGAGTGCTGTTGCAGCTGGCactgacgttgacgttacaactcatctggacgggagcgaagcgagaatgacggaatgacggaagccgaccaaCCGCACGAGCTTATATACAcgtgaaatgggggagggagaggagagagtgggttacaggctgtatttggctgcggcgcggctgcatcacgttgGAGGAgaggctgcggcgcggctgcagcgtgggggaggagaggagagaaggcgaccgaacacctgcgtaaaggaggagagtgggagagagagtaggcgcatgcgcagtggagtgtggatgccaccgccggacacagccccgagcaaaagctgcttagcatctagtaatatctggggtttaacgtcccaaaagaggggcgccgtagtggagggctccggaaatttcgaccacctggggttttttaacttgcacctaaatctaagtacacgggcctcaaacatttttgcctccatcgaaaatgcagccgccgcagccgggattcaatcccgcgaccttcgggtgctTACCAAGCATCTCTTAACCCCCcaagagtggtgcttttggtattgtggaaggTGTAATTTACTAAAATACAAGTTTACTCCATCatgcaaatctcctgtatacagagactgcTCTAAGCAATTGTGAAGCTCGGTAAACGCTgacaagatattttattttgatacgAGTCAATTTTTGAACGgcacacctaccgacatcgacactagcgtgacgtcaggctatattatcaattctggtgactccGTGCACCAATAttgctagttgtgatgacgtcagttaccaaaacatacaaaatggctgCTTGCACGTCTCCAAAAACAtttaaaatggccgcttgtgcaacATCGACAGAGCCACGGCCGTGGAAATGTTGTGATATCTTGCACGAGAACGTGACGAGAAGCTGGTACCATGCCATGACTTCAGGGTACACTCATGCTTACCAGTAGATTTGCTAGGCTCTTGAGGGATTGGCATttcattcgaagaaaaaaaaaatcagctgaaaatttctgtgtcggtacccctttaacacACTTACTCATTCAACTTATCTTTCTGGAAGCACTTACCCCGTCTTCTTGACCGCTCTGCGATGTGGCAATTCCAGGGCCCTCGTTGGCAAGCCGTAGTGACCCTTGTGCAAATGGTACTGcatgagaagaaaaggaaaaagatgcTGCTTCTCCATTCTATCACTACGAGATGTGTGGTAAAGCTAGAAACTAAATTCTAAGATTTTAGGTGCCCTGCCTTTTGGAAGGCTAAAGATTTTAGGCGACCCCTCTTTTGGAacgctaatacccctgtcacactggcaAATGTAGTGTCATTTTTGGCATGTGCACTTACGCCTCTAGAACGTCACTTTGGTGGCACGCTGCTGTGTGGAAAAgagaagtgtactttggaaatgatggcaatgATGACGGGTAATTAAGTAGCACGACAGAtattatttcaggcaatgtttcttatgTGATAATTTGTTACAGCTATAAGCAGCCCTTTGAATAAGCTTCAGGTACAAACACGGCGAATGCTGCCATCGTATGGCGtgtgctgggcatgcccctggcggctgCGGCCGTAAACTGCCCAAGAGTGAGAATAGAAATCTAGTTTTTTGtggtatagtatgttttaatgcataacaaTATTCTTAATAATGAAAACAATAATTCAAAAAGTACTATGAGCTCAGCTAGTGATAACTTATTTTCGAGCCACCGTTACTGAGGCT
The nucleotide sequence above comes from Rhipicephalus sanguineus isolate Rsan-2018 chromosome 8, BIME_Rsan_1.4, whole genome shotgun sequence. Encoded proteins:
- the LOC119401916 gene encoding zinc finger protein 2 isoform X5; the encoded protein is MWQVFHVCRTCAALHTEMPNHATTNGLQQTHHSAKSATASTRESNVSDEGGVSIATTRPTDICSKRADSASEMLVVPATEWPTYCSVCKKSTRNAQTATIPPLKGGVDVAFGTKRSADRELCKTTQASLKPFMVDWSTDTADLEDSQDTNALRGESPVLSLYGSSWLPERDQSCGAATVQDSQPGGVRISESTYSSTCPESDKEAWAETLLPSRRGVDVAVGTSRISDQNLCKSSQASVVPIRIHRWTETSDLDLQDTAEVTGEHQVPFAQGSLRLANEGPGIATSQSGQEDGIRQPASSSGGGSPDSAALSGQARHLGTLRTAVEWAKYWKSESRLEEARRVPFACTNCLTSFGGVDKLASHVESCPWPEPYLCSMCSHPCPDWEALRDHNRTAHVREDNTCEFCLCRHRRRGNAMLHVMQHVRVQQFMCNMCLVAFKAKYLLADHVRRSFVGGISCTQWRRRRRQEGKVWLLPKMPQAQQSESAIEQPFKCDMCCAALADESSLQEHVLHHKDESPPMPETGLSCSQQLQVEDV